The Flavobacterium faecale genomic sequence TAATACTACACTAACCGAGATTAATCCGAATCTCGAAAATTTACCGTTTGAGTATTTTGAAGATTTATTGATACCACTTTTAAATAATAAAATTTATAAAACGACGGTTTCAAATATAAAAAACGAATCGGTAAGGTCAAAAATTCAACAACTCAAAGTAGTCTCTTTAATTCTTTTCCCTGTTTTTGTTCGAAATGAATTTTATGGTTTTCTAGGATTCGACGACACTATTGAAGAAAGACATTGGTCTGAGGATGAAATACTAATCCTTCAAGCTTTAGCAGGTAATATTGCATCTGCCGTAGAGCGAATCGATGCCGAAATTGCCATTTATGAAAGTGAAGAAAAATTCAGACTGCTAGCCAATAATATTCCTGGAACAGTTTACTTATCTGAAAACGATCGAAACTTTACCAAAATTTATTTAAATGATGAAATAGAAAAGCTAACAGGTTATTCTAAAAGTGATTTTCTGGACAAAAAATTAGTATACACCGAATTAATCCATCCAGAAGACTTAAATAAGGTGCGACAAATTTCGTCTGAAAAACTTTCAAAGGGTGAGCCTTTTCATTTTAAATATCGCCTCATCAAGAAGGACAAAAAAATTGTTTGGGTCGAAGAGTTTGGCGATGCCGTAATCAAAAACGGAAAGATTACTTATATCGAAGGAATCATGCTAGATATCACCAAAAAAGTAGAATCGGATACCGCTATCGAACGTCAAAAATATGCCGAAGCAGCCAATGTAGCTAAGTCTGAATTTTTGGCAAATATGAGTCATGAAATTAGGACACCGCTAAACGGTATTATTGGTTTTACCGATTTGTTGATGAAAACAAGTTTAACAGAAAGCCAACAAAAACAAATGAATACCGTTAATTTATCTGCTCATACCCTACTCGGTATCGTGAATGATATTTTGGATTTTTCTAAAATTGAAGCAGGTAAATTGGAACTTTATATCGAAAAAACAGAAGTTAGAGACTTATTCAAACAGATTATCGACTTAATTTCTTTTGAAGCAAATGTAAAAAATCTAGATCTGCAATTGAATATCGCTGATAATGTTCCCGCCTTCTTTTGGATTGATATAGTACGTGTGAAACAAATTTTAATCAACTTATTGTCTAACGCTGTAAAATTTACAGATCATGGTTTTGTCAAACTTGAGATTGAAGCCATAGACACTAAAGCCGGTCCAAATTTCCCAATTAAGTTTGCAGTAATTGATTCGGGTATAGGAATATTAGAAGCCAACAAGGAACGAATCTTTAAGGCTTTTTCACAAGAAGACAGTTCGACAACCAAAAAATTTGGAGGTACTGGTTTGGGGTTAACCATTTCAAACAAACTATTAGGTCTTATGGGAAGCCACCTAAAACTAGAAAGTGAAGTCGATAAAGGAAGTACTTTTTATTTTATTCTAAATGTTCAAACTAGTAATGAAATAGATAAGAATGTAAAGTCATCCAATCCTATTTCTGAGGCGGAAGTTATTTCTCAATTTCAAGCAGTTCGTAACCTACAACCAAAAATCATGTTGGTCGAAGACAATAAAATTAATATGTTGTTGCTTAAAACAATTATTAAAAATATTTTTGCAAAGGTTACAATAATCGAAATTCCGAACGGACAAGAAGCTATTGACCATTATGAGGAGATTCAACCCGATCTTATTTTTATGGATATTCAGATGCCAATTGCCAACGGTTATGAAGCAACAAAGGCGATTCGTACCTTAGACACAGGCAAAAAGGTTCCTATTATTGCTATTACAGCAGGAGCCGAAAAAGAAGAAAGAGAAAAATGTATTAAAGTAGGAATGAACGATTATATTTCGAAACCAATCGTAAAGGGAGCTATCGAAGAAAAATTAGTCAAATGGCTAAATCAAAATGACAACTAAAACCAATTATAAAATTAAAACCAAACAGTAATGAAGTGGAAAGGTAGAAGACAAAGTGATAATATTGAGGATCGAAGAGGAATGTCTGGCGGTGGAAAAGCAATCGCTGGTGGTGGAGTAATCGGTATTATTATTTTGCTGCTCAATGTATTTGGTGGCGAAAATGGACAAATGGTCGGTAACATTTTGCAACAAACACAAGGACAATCGGCACCTACTGAACAAAGAGACTTGACTGCAGCAGAACTTGAAGAACAACAATTTGTAAAAACAATACTTGCCGATAATGAGGATGTATGGACAAAAATATTTCAAGAAAACAACCTTACCTACCAGAAACCAAAAATAATTTTGTTTGAAGGTGGCGTAAATACTGCCTGCGGATCTGCAACCTCTGCATCGGGTCCTTTTTATTGTCCTGGTGATCAAAATGTTTATATGGACTTAAAATTCTTTGAAGAGTTAAAGACCAAGTTTGGCGCACAAGGTGGTGATTTTGCTACGGCCTACGTAATTGCACACGAGATAGGACACCACGTACAAACGCTTTTGGGTACCTCTGCCAAAATGCGAGAAATGCAAGAAGGAAAAAGTAAAGCCGAAGCCAATAAACTGTCGGTAGCTTTGGAATTGCAAGCTGACTTTTATGCTGGGCTTTGGACCAACTACAATCAAAAAATGAACAACGTTTTGGAAATTGGTGACATAGACGAAGCCTTGAGTGCAGCTCATGCTGTTGGTGATGATGCTATCCAAGCCAAAATGCAAGGTCATATTGTACCCGAATCCTTTACCCATGGTACCTCTGAACAACGTAAATATTGGTTCATGAAAGGATACAAATCGGGAGATATCAAACAAGGAAATACATTTGCCGAAATACGATAGGTGATTTTAAACAGCATGAAGAGCCACTAGTTCAAAACATAAAAGTTTTTGACTAGTGGCTTTTTCGATTAAAAAAAGGTTTAGAATTAAAAATAAGAGAGTCAGCGACCAATAAAATGTATATTTGCACCATTGTTTACAGTAGCGCCTTAACAAAATGAAAAACTTTACTTTACTCCTTATTATTCTACTTTCTATCAATTGCTTTGCACAGACAGACAGCATTGCTAGCCCGAAACAAGGTCGTTTTAAAGTTGCATCGACCGTTTTAAAAAATAGTATTTTGAGTGTTCCTGGAGATTTTTCAGAAATGGGCCATACCGTTTCAAGCAACTGGAAACGTACCGCTATGTACGCAGGTGGAATCGTTGGTTTGATTGCTGTTGACAAAATCACAACTGGTTATCTTCATGACCATATAGAACCAACCATCGATTATCAATTACCCAAAATTGGTATTCAAGGAAGTACAAATCCAATTTTTCAAGGAAATGATCCGTACATCACCTACCCAATCATGGGATTGTATGCTGGCTCGGTTCTCTTCAATCATGAAAAAGGACAAGTTGTGGCTTTAAATGCTATCAAAACTTTGACTTACTCATATGTTATTTCACACCTTATATTAAAAACTTTAATCCCAAGACAAAGACCGCAGCGTCCGTTGAACGGAGATGAACCAGCTGTAGCGCCATGGACAAAAGACAATTGGGATTTTGGCAATTACCATAAACCCTATTTCAGTCCTGTTGCTGATGGAACTTCTTTTCCGTCGTTTCATTCCACTGCCTTTTTTGCCGTTGCAAAAGTTTTTCAAATGGAATATGATAACTATTGGATTCCGTATACCTTTGTTACTGCGGCATTTTTGGCGGATATAAAAGGACATAACCATTGGGTTTCTGATTTATTGGTAGGTGGACTTGTGGGTACCATTATCGGAAAATCAGTTGTGATTAGTAGTCGAAAGCAAATTGAAAAAAGTAAAAATACGGCCTTCAACAACACACCAAAAAAATTCAGAATGACCAAGCAACTCATCCCTCAAATTTCGACCAGCATGATCGGATTTCATTTTGTAGGTAGTTTTTAAGTTGCTCTCAACTCTTTTCTAAAGTTAAAAAAGCCTTACCTAGATAGTCTATGCAGTCAGAAGCTGTAAAAAAATGTGTTCCTGTTTCGGGTACTGCAATATCAGCCGATAACCCATGAAGATATACACCCAATAAAGCTGCATCAAGTGCATCATACGACTGCGCCAGTAAGCTCGTGATAATTCCTGTCAAAACGTCTCCACTACCCGCGGTTGCGAGTGCTGCATTACCAGTTGTATTCTGGTAAACCGTTGCTCCACTGATTACATGAGTAGGAGCTCCCTTCATGACTATGATCACTTTATGCTGCAGTGAAAAATCAATTGCTTTCTGCATCTTTTCGTCTTCTGTTTCCCATTCTCCAATTAATCGTTCTAGTTCTTTTTGATGGGGAGTCAAAATAGTATTTTCTTTTAACGAGCAAATACTATCCATATTTTCAGCCAATATATTCAAACCATCTGCATCGATCAGCAGCTTACAATTGCACTTACTCAAAAATTTCAAAACTGCCTTTTGCGTTTGCATTGCCGTACCAATTCCTGGTCCCAATCCTACAGCATCGGGTTTAAACATGAAGTGAATGTCGGATATTTGTTTTTCAACATCATCTGTATACGTCATGACCTCGGGGTTCGAAGCCTGTAAAATTTGGTAACCACATTTGGGGATGAAGGCAGTAACTAAACCACATCCTGATTTTAAACACGCTCGAGAGGATAAAACTGCAGCCCCTATTTTACCGTAACTCCCCGCTACAATTAAGGCGTGGCCTTGAATACCTTTGTGGGTATCACAAGGAACAGGTTTGTATCGTGCCAAAGCTTCCTTTCGATCAAAAAATTTAATCGTATTCATAGTGTTAATTTTTACTTAAAATTACAAATTATATTTCAATAACCTACAAATTGTATGTAGAAAATAACGGTGCCTTATAAAAAAAATATAACGTCTAATATCAGATGGTTTTGACTTTGGTCAGTCCATAAAAAAACAATAAATTAGCACCAACAAAATCATAGCAATACAAGATGAAAAATACTGCGCTTACACATATACACGAAGGTTTGGGAGCAAAAATGTTGCCTTTTGCAGGCTACAATATGCCAATATCATACGAAGGAATCAATATTGAACATGAAACGGTGCGTACTGCCGTAGGTGTCTTTGACGTCTCACACATGGGAGAGTTTTTATTATCTGGACCAAATGCTTTGGCTTTGATTCAAAAAGTAACTTCAAATGATGCCTCTGTTTTAATAGATGGAAAAGCACAATACTCTTGCTTGCCAAACGCAACTGGCGGTATTGTTGATGATTTGTTGGTTTATAAAATAAAAGACGAGCAGTATTTATTGGTTGTTAATGCATCAAATATCGATAAAGATTGGAATTGGATTTCGAGCCAAAATGATTTGGATGTCGACATGAAAAACCTATCCGAGGACTATTCGCTATTGGCAATTCAGGGACCAAAAGCTGTTGAAGCGATGCAATCTTTGACCTCTGTAGATTTGTCTTCAATTGAGTATTACAACTTTGTAGTAAGTGATTTTGCCGGAATCGAGCATGTAATCATCTCGGCTACGGGTTATACTGGTGCCGGTGGATTTGAAATTTATTGTAAAAATAACGAAGCAGAACAAATTTGGAACAAAGTATTTGAAGCAGGAGCTGCATTCGGAATCAAACCTATTGGTCTTGCCGCACGTGATACCTTGCGATTGGAAATGGGATTCTGTTTGTACGGAAACGATATCAACGACACCACCTCGCCTCTAGAAGCAGGATTGGGATGGATTACCAAATTCAGCAAAGATTTTACCAACGCTGCAAGTTTAAAAGAGCAAAAAGAAGCTGGAGTTACTCGCAAACTTGTAGCTTTTGAGATGCAAGAGCGCGCCATACCAAGACACGACTATGAAATTGTAGATGCAAACGGTACCGAAATCGGAATTGTAACGTCTGGAACCATGTCACCCTCTTTGAATAAAGGAATCGGTTTGGGGTATGTAACCATTGATAGTAGTAAAGTAGACAGTGAAATTTTTATTCGTATTCGAAAAAAAGATGCCCTTGCCAAAGTGGTTAAATTGCCATTCTATAAAATATAAATGAAAAAATTCACACTCTTATGTTGCCTTTTATCTGTTTTTGCTTTTGGACAAAATAGTTCAAAAACTTGCGAAACATTATCCAAGATAAACACCTTAATACAAAGTGAACATTTTCATCCAAAACCGGTAGATGACAGTCTATCGGTTTATGTTTTTGATACCTTTATCAATGATCTATACCAAAGTAGTACGTTGTTTAGCAAAGCTGAATACCAAAAACTACGAAAACATCGTTTATTATTGGACAATCAAATCTTGCAGCACGATTGTTCTTTTTTAATAGAATTTGTATCGACCTATCGAACTGCTTTAGAAAGAAAAAAAACGGCGATCGAAAAATTGCAAAAAGCAAATTTAAAGTATGATGGCTTAGATACTATACATTTTTCGAACAAGAAAAATCAATACGACTTATCTATAATTGGATTACAAAAGGTATGGGAAAAGAAACTGAAATTTGATATTTTAGAAGATATTTCAAAAAAAAGTACCGATATAGATTCCTTGAAATCCCATTTTTCTACCTTAGAAAAAATTGCTAAAAGCGATGTAACCGATCATAATTTATGCAAACTTGCAAGCATCTTAAACAGCCCAAAAGGATTGGATTATGATCTACAAAATGCATTCTACAATGTCTTCTGCAATTATTTTGACCCACACACCAATTATTTTACTACAGATGCGAAAGCAAATTTTATGGCGAGTTTGTCTAGCAGTGAACTTTCTTTGGGATTAAATGGTGAATTGAATGAAAAAAACGAAATTCAAATTACAGACTTAATACCAGGTGGTCCTGCGGCGAAATCAAAACAATTAGAAAAAGGTGATATTATTACAAAGGTTTCGAACAAAAAAGGAGAAGAACATATTATTTCCTGCACGCCATTTGAGCAGATTAGCCAAATGATGTTTTCGGATTCTAATTTAGAAATAGAATTAACTGTTCAGAAAAAAAGCGGAAAAATTATTGTGCTTACACTTCAAAAACAATTGGTTGCAACCACATCACATAGCGTTTACAGTTTAATAGCAGAAAACGAAACAAAAGTTGGCTATATCAACATCCCCACTTTCTATTCTGACTTTGATAGCAATGACAACACAGGCTGTGCACATGATGTAGAGGTAGAGCTTAAGAAACTTAATGCCGATGGTATAAAGGGATTGGTTATTGACCTACAAAATAACGGTGGTGGTTCGATGGAAGAAGCCGTCAAATTAACAGGTTTGTTTATCAATGCTGGACCGGTAACCTTATTAGTCAACAATAAAAAAAGTGTCACTGTCTTGAAAGATGACCTTGACAAAATTGCTTACAGTGGCCCTATCGTAATTTTAATCAATGGCAATTCTGCCTCAGCTAGTGAATTTTTTACAGCGGCTATGCAAGATTATAATCGAGCAATTGTAGTAGGAAGCACATCAGTAGGAAAAGCATCTATGCAAACCATACTCCCACTCGATAAATCAAAAGATGAATTTGTTAAGCTAACTATCGAAAAATTTTATCGCATCACAGGACAAAGTCACCAAATAAAAGGTATTGTACCTGATGTTATTTTACCAATGTTGTTCGAAGATATCAGCTTAAGGGAGTCAAGCTATAAAACAGCTTTGGTAAATGATTCTATTCCGGTAAGAGCCAATTACAAGCCGTTTCCAAAGGCTTTATTTGCCACTCCACTAGAGTTAAGCCGTTTTAGACTCGAAGATAATATACGATTTAAAGATATATCAAATTTGAATAAAGAAATAGATGCCGTTTTTACTAATCCAAAAGTAACGCTCGCACTCACTTTTGATTCCGTTTTTAAACATTGCAACACCATAACCGCTTTAAGGAAAAAAGTACAAAAAGCAGCTGTAATAGAAACCAACTGTCGTATTACAAATAATTCTGCTGATGCCTTAACGTTAAAAGAAGACGAAGCAAATTTAGAAATTAATGCTGTAAAAATAAGCGACCTTAAATATAGTCCCTATTTGCAAGAAGCAATTACGATCATAAATGATTTTAATATCTCAAATAGAGAATAATCAGCATAATAAATAGTAATTGATTACAAAAATATTTGATAAAATAACTAATAGCTGTATTTTTGCAATCGTTAAAACAATAATTAGAAATGGGAAGAGCATTCGAATTTAGAAAAGGAAGAAAAATGAAACGTTGGTCAGCAATGGCAAAAGCGTTTACACGTATAGGAAAAGATATCGTAATGGCCGTGAAGGAAGGTGGACCAAATCCTGAAGCCAACTCCCGATTAAGAGCCGTAATCCAGAATTCAAAGGCAGTCAATATGCCTAAGGATAACGTAGAACGTGCTATCAAAAAAGCAACCGACAAAGATACTGCCAACTACAAAGAGGTACTTTTTGAAGGTTATGCACCTCACGGAATCGCCCTTCTTGTAGAAACTGCTACCGACAACAACAACAGAACCGTTGCCAACGTACGCAGCTATTTTAACAAATGCAACGGAACATTGGGGACACAAGGTTCTGTAGAATTTATGTTTGACCACACGTGTAACTTCCGTATCCCGGCAGAAGGACTTGATCCGGAAGAATTGGAATTGGAACTTATTGATTTTGGTGCCGAAGAAGTTTTTGAAGACGAGGACGGAATCTTAATCTATGCTCCTTTTGCTAGTTTTGGAACCATCCAAAAAGAACTTGAGACACGTAATCTCGAAATTTTATCATCAGGTTTTGAAAGAATTCCGCAAATCACTAAAAAATTAACCGAAGCAGAAATGGCTGACGTTGAAAAATTGATCGAAAAAATGGAAGAAGATGATGACGTTATGAACGTGTATCATACCATGGAAGAAGCTTAATTCTTCACTCCTACTTATATACAAGAACTCTAGCGAAAGCTAGAGTTTTTTTCGTTTCTGATTTTACAATATAAAATATCCTGACATGTTATTTCTTATCCTTAGCATTTTATGCAGCGTTACCATTGGTGTTATTTTTAAAATAGCACGCAACTACTCCATAAATACCACCCAAATAGTAGCATGGAACTATGTTTTTGCCTTGCTCCTATGCTACCTTATCTTCAAGCCCGATTTACAATTTGTAGCAGCAAACGCACCGTGGCGTATATATATTCCGCTAGGTATTTTACTACCTACTATTTTTTTGTTTTTGGCAACTTCGATCAAGTACATGGGAATCGTAAAAACCGATGCTGCTCAGCGTTTATCGTTGTTTATTCCGCTGCTCGCCGCTTGGTTACTTTTTGACGAAGAATTCAGTAGCCTAAAACTAATCGCCTTTCTCATCGCACTACCTGCGCTTGTGCTTATACTCTCCAAAAAAACAGACAACACCAGCAGTAAATGGATCTATCCAGCAGTAGTGCTAGTTGGATTTGGTATTATTGATATCTTATTCAAACAAATTGCAATTGCTACAAGCCTGCCCTTTACCACCTCTTTAATCATTGTATTCAGTATCTCGTTTTCAATTATTACAGTGGTCGTACTGTATAATTTACTATTCAAAAAAGTCAAAATCACCGCACTAAACCTAGTCATTGGTGCCTTAGTAGGACTGTTTAATTTCGGAAACATATTATTTTACCTCAAAGCACATCAAGCCTTCGCCAAAAACCCTTCTACCGTATTTGCATCGATGAACATGGGTGTTATTATTCTAGGAAGCCTCATCGGATTAGTAGTATTCAAAGAGAAACTAAGCACCAAAAATTACATCGGTTTACTATTTGCCCTCGTTGCTATATTATTAATTACCTTATCGCAATTACAACAATCCTAACATAAATTTGCATTATAATCAATTCCACACAATATATTTTAGGACCTATTTCTAGCCGCCGAAACTTTGGTGCGTTCCCGCTTTTTTTATCTTACTCAATAAAAGCAAAACAAAAAAGAGCTCCACTGCTATCGAGGGCACTGAAAAACATCGCATATTTTGATTATCATCGTTTTTTAGACAATAAAAAAACGCTTGTAACAGGAGTTATATAATCCGTTGCAAGCGTTTTCCTTTTTAATCTTGATTTTTAATGTTGGTTCAATAAGGCTATTTTGAGTTTAGCTAGAGTCATTTTGAGTAATGCAGCAGTAGCTTTCATTTTTCTACATTAATTTGAGTATTCTTTTTAAGTTGACTGCGAAAATTGCTATTGCACCTTGCATTTGCATATTGGTAATGCCATATGATATTGCTCTATCATAACCATGTACATTTTTCAACTCACTATTTTTCGCTTCTATTTTATATCGATGTTTTGCTTTTTCTTTGTAATAGTCAGTTTCTTGAAAGCTGATTTGTTCTTGGTGTAAGTCCGATTTTATCGACACCGAATATGTTTTTGTCTTGGATCCTTCTTTATAACAACCCTCTTTTAAAGAGCAGGTCTTACATTTTTCCACATCAAAATAGTAGGTTTGTATTTGATTGGTTCCAACATTTTTTTTACCTTGGCGAGCCTTTCGTATGGCCATATGACCAGCAGTGCAAACAAATCTATCGGCATCTTTATTATAGTCAAATTTATCTTCGTCTTTTCTAGCTCCTTGTGCTATTGTAACATTTAGTCTGGCTACCACTTTAATATTTTGCTCCCTTGTGAGTTTGAGATTTTCTTTTCCTGTATAAGCTCCATCCCCAATAATAGTATCAACATCAATTCCGTTTTTTTGACTAATCGCTAAAAGTCTAGGTAATTCTGGTCCATCCCCTTTTTCACCTGATGTGACTACAGCCGCTGTAATGATGCGCTCCTCGGTCATAGCTAAGTGAGTCTTATATCCAAAGAAAGAACTATCAGCAGATTTATGACCCGTTTTAGCATCTGCATCTTTTGATAAGGTAAAATTTTCTTGAGTGTCTTCTACAGTTTCTTTGAGTAGATTTAATTTCTCTTTCACAGCTGGAATCGAACTTATTGACGGCTCATTTTCAATGCGTTTTTCCAACTCTTTACAATAAGCAAGTTCCTTCTCTAAGTCATTGTCTGTATTTTTTTCAGGCATATGTTCTTTGAATTCCTGCTCAAAGCTGTATACTGTTTTTCGCAGTAGCTTGGAACGTTCTCTCAATACATCGATGGCTAAAAATGGATTGGATCTTGATAAAGTATGTGTGGCATCAACGATGATAGACTTCGAACGAATAATACCTTTTTCGATAGCAATGGTGACTGTTTTGTTTATCAACAGATTTAATAGGTCGGTATCCTTTAGACGTAGTTTTCTAAATTTTGTTAACGAACTCGGATTGATAACATCGTCTTCTGGATTCATATCCAAA encodes the following:
- a CDS encoding PAS domain S-box protein — its product is MNIRNEFKFSNEILNNGNSITLAINTQKQVVFCSQSITSILGYSSTEVMGSNFLEITKSSDLIEEIFSEDFIENKLYLKKIKCKDGNFKHIQWSCQRYSESLFIVVGQDITEQINIQKSYENLVESASDLIYELDSKGNFIFINKTSEKYTGFKISELAQAPFTKLVCPEYKESVLNFYRDVHEDSSSFPILEYPIITKAGEKIWLSQKVTINRDDLNQIVGYYAIARDITYLKFNEKEKLDRQNKNQKYSTVLKHFTEISYSNKISLNNKLKKVLKTIAQTTEIERISFWDYSEDQLSCSNLYQLSNDSYINNLSITKQQNPNYYTIINTKNQVVISDVYQNNLKLEFNQDYFPTNNITSILDTPVMLNGKLKGILCFEATQTPRNWDNEDINFARSVSDILSIIFESRMRYDIEKKLRYKSDLLAAMTLCTEKFLKSNDLDAIFEDVLITMGKATKSDRAYFYRKSPIENTISQKYRWMINNTTLTEINPNLENLPFEYFEDLLIPLLNNKIYKTTVSNIKNESVRSKIQQLKVVSLILFPVFVRNEFYGFLGFDDTIEERHWSEDEILILQALAGNIASAVERIDAEIAIYESEEKFRLLANNIPGTVYLSENDRNFTKIYLNDEIEKLTGYSKSDFLDKKLVYTELIHPEDLNKVRQISSEKLSKGEPFHFKYRLIKKDKKIVWVEEFGDAVIKNGKITYIEGIMLDITKKVESDTAIERQKYAEAANVAKSEFLANMSHEIRTPLNGIIGFTDLLMKTSLTESQQKQMNTVNLSAHTLLGIVNDILDFSKIEAGKLELYIEKTEVRDLFKQIIDLISFEANVKNLDLQLNIADNVPAFFWIDIVRVKQILINLLSNAVKFTDHGFVKLEIEAIDTKAGPNFPIKFAVIDSGIGILEANKERIFKAFSQEDSSTTKKFGGTGLGLTISNKLLGLMGSHLKLESEVDKGSTFYFILNVQTSNEIDKNVKSSNPISEAEVISQFQAVRNLQPKIMLVEDNKINMLLLKTIIKNIFAKVTIIEIPNGQEAIDHYEEIQPDLIFMDIQMPIANGYEATKAIRTLDTGKKVPIIAITAGAEKEEREKCIKVGMNDYISKPIVKGAIEEKLVKWLNQNDN
- the ypfJ gene encoding KPN_02809 family neutral zinc metallopeptidase, which codes for MKWKGRRQSDNIEDRRGMSGGGKAIAGGGVIGIIILLLNVFGGENGQMVGNILQQTQGQSAPTEQRDLTAAELEEQQFVKTILADNEDVWTKIFQENNLTYQKPKIILFEGGVNTACGSATSASGPFYCPGDQNVYMDLKFFEELKTKFGAQGGDFATAYVIAHEIGHHVQTLLGTSAKMREMQEGKSKAEANKLSVALELQADFYAGLWTNYNQKMNNVLEIGDIDEALSAAHAVGDDAIQAKMQGHIVPESFTHGTSEQRKYWFMKGYKSGDIKQGNTFAEIR
- a CDS encoding phosphatase PAP2 family protein is translated as MKNFTLLLIILLSINCFAQTDSIASPKQGRFKVASTVLKNSILSVPGDFSEMGHTVSSNWKRTAMYAGGIVGLIAVDKITTGYLHDHIEPTIDYQLPKIGIQGSTNPIFQGNDPYITYPIMGLYAGSVLFNHEKGQVVALNAIKTLTYSYVISHLILKTLIPRQRPQRPLNGDEPAVAPWTKDNWDFGNYHKPYFSPVADGTSFPSFHSTAFFAVAKVFQMEYDNYWIPYTFVTAAFLADIKGHNHWVSDLLVGGLVGTIIGKSVVISSRKQIEKSKNTAFNNTPKKFRMTKQLIPQISTSMIGFHFVGSF
- a CDS encoding NAD(P)H-hydrate dehydratase, producing MNTIKFFDRKEALARYKPVPCDTHKGIQGHALIVAGSYGKIGAAVLSSRACLKSGCGLVTAFIPKCGYQILQASNPEVMTYTDDVEKQISDIHFMFKPDAVGLGPGIGTAMQTQKAVLKFLSKCNCKLLIDADGLNILAENMDSICSLKENTILTPHQKELERLIGEWETEDEKMQKAIDFSLQHKVIIVMKGAPTHVISGATVYQNTTGNAALATAGSGDVLTGIITSLLAQSYDALDAALLGVYLHGLSADIAVPETGTHFFTASDCIDYLGKAFLTLEKS
- the gcvT gene encoding glycine cleavage system aminomethyltransferase GcvT, with translation MKNTALTHIHEGLGAKMLPFAGYNMPISYEGINIEHETVRTAVGVFDVSHMGEFLLSGPNALALIQKVTSNDASVLIDGKAQYSCLPNATGGIVDDLLVYKIKDEQYLLVVNASNIDKDWNWISSQNDLDVDMKNLSEDYSLLAIQGPKAVEAMQSLTSVDLSSIEYYNFVVSDFAGIEHVIISATGYTGAGGFEIYCKNNEAEQIWNKVFEAGAAFGIKPIGLAARDTLRLEMGFCLYGNDINDTTSPLEAGLGWITKFSKDFTNAASLKEQKEAGVTRKLVAFEMQERAIPRHDYEIVDANGTEIGIVTSGTMSPSLNKGIGLGYVTIDSSKVDSEIFIRIRKKDALAKVVKLPFYKI
- a CDS encoding S41 family peptidase — translated: MKKFTLLCCLLSVFAFGQNSSKTCETLSKINTLIQSEHFHPKPVDDSLSVYVFDTFINDLYQSSTLFSKAEYQKLRKHRLLLDNQILQHDCSFLIEFVSTYRTALERKKTAIEKLQKANLKYDGLDTIHFSNKKNQYDLSIIGLQKVWEKKLKFDILEDISKKSTDIDSLKSHFSTLEKIAKSDVTDHNLCKLASILNSPKGLDYDLQNAFYNVFCNYFDPHTNYFTTDAKANFMASLSSSELSLGLNGELNEKNEIQITDLIPGGPAAKSKQLEKGDIITKVSNKKGEEHIISCTPFEQISQMMFSDSNLEIELTVQKKSGKIIVLTLQKQLVATTSHSVYSLIAENETKVGYINIPTFYSDFDSNDNTGCAHDVEVELKKLNADGIKGLVIDLQNNGGGSMEEAVKLTGLFINAGPVTLLVNNKKSVTVLKDDLDKIAYSGPIVILINGNSASASEFFTAAMQDYNRAIVVGSTSVGKASMQTILPLDKSKDEFVKLTIEKFYRITGQSHQIKGIVPDVILPMLFEDISLRESSYKTALVNDSIPVRANYKPFPKALFATPLELSRFRLEDNIRFKDISNLNKEIDAVFTNPKVTLALTFDSVFKHCNTITALRKKVQKAAVIETNCRITNNSADALTLKEDEANLEINAVKISDLKYSPYLQEAITIINDFNISNRE
- a CDS encoding YebC/PmpR family DNA-binding transcriptional regulator — encoded protein: MGRAFEFRKGRKMKRWSAMAKAFTRIGKDIVMAVKEGGPNPEANSRLRAVIQNSKAVNMPKDNVERAIKKATDKDTANYKEVLFEGYAPHGIALLVETATDNNNRTVANVRSYFNKCNGTLGTQGSVEFMFDHTCNFRIPAEGLDPEELELELIDFGAEEVFEDEDGILIYAPFASFGTIQKELETRNLEILSSGFERIPQITKKLTEAEMADVEKLIEKMEEDDDVMNVYHTMEEA
- a CDS encoding DMT family transporter, encoding MLFLILSILCSVTIGVIFKIARNYSINTTQIVAWNYVFALLLCYLIFKPDLQFVAANAPWRIYIPLGILLPTIFLFLATSIKYMGIVKTDAAQRLSLFIPLLAAWLLFDEEFSSLKLIAFLIALPALVLILSKKTDNTSSKWIYPAVVLVGFGIIDILFKQIAIATSLPFTTSLIIVFSISFSIITVVVLYNLLFKKVKITALNLVIGALVGLFNFGNILFYLKAHQAFAKNPSTVFASMNMGVIILGSLIGLVVFKEKLSTKNYIGLLFALVAILLITLSQLQQS
- a CDS encoding IS1182 family transposase — protein: MLVQQQTIQFSEYSSLYDLIVPKENLLRKINDLIDFSFIYDELLNKYCPNNGRMAESPVRMFKYLLLKTIYTVSDIDVVERSQYDMSFKYFLDMNPEDDVINPSSLTKFRKLRLKDTDLLNLLINKTVTIAIEKGIIRSKSIIVDATHTLSRSNPFLAIDVLRERSKLLRKTVYSFEQEFKEHMPEKNTDNDLEKELAYCKELEKRIENEPSISSIPAVKEKLNLLKETVEDTQENFTLSKDADAKTGHKSADSSFFGYKTHLAMTEERIITAAVVTSGEKGDGPELPRLLAISQKNGIDVDTIIGDGAYTGKENLKLTREQNIKVVARLNVTIAQGARKDEDKFDYNKDADRFVCTAGHMAIRKARQGKKNVGTNQIQTYYFDVEKCKTCSLKEGCYKEGSKTKTYSVSIKSDLHQEQISFQETDYYKEKAKHRYKIEAKNSELKNVHGYDRAISYGITNMQMQGAIAIFAVNLKRILKLM